The following are encoded together in the Rutidosis leptorrhynchoides isolate AG116_Rl617_1_P2 unplaced genomic scaffold, CSIRO_AGI_Rlap_v1 contig504, whole genome shotgun sequence genome:
- the LOC139884119 gene encoding uncharacterized protein, with protein MDKTWIEASRTSKTYRDGVQSFIDFGHINAVRDEIKCPCLNCCNLKRLNIDLVHHHILLSGFLPDYTIWTFHGEQQTSSLHDAHFISGLHHRNTSGDETSTNVDDITRLLRDALGFNSLGRDREGPDIVGEDANIGQHDEEFDDDFDERIQSNPLPTVDPIRYQKILEECDTELYPVDAGENDGQLVGRSPSDIKKKAAEVLRYFPLILRLKRIYMSTDIAEDMRWHEEGGNKDGLLRHPADGKAWKEFDVHYPEFAAFPRSIRLGLASDGFNPFRTMSTTYSIWLVMLIPYNLPHGNELWAGIDAYDAFAKENFKLQAALMWTINDLLAYAILSGWSTKGRIGCPVCTDSTCSIWLKHGRKFSYMGHRRWLKQGHPSRLEKDRFDGTYENKCPPKLLSDTDVLKQLNGAKFTYGKPAKHLKKRPRENTKNSSSVEEEINESILRAERVGVFENGDNIFEEDVNGKPNLWKKRSIFFDLPYWQYNLLRHNLDVMHIEKNVCDNLFGTLLNLDGKTKDNEKARKDLMEMGIRCDLHLVECRNTKPYLPPACYTMSKTEKSMFLQVLKDLKVPDGYASNISRGVHL; from the exons ATGGATAAAACTTGGATTGAAGCATCAAGAACTAGTAAAACTTATAGAGATGGAGTTCAGTCGTTCATAGACTTTGGTCATATCAATGCAGTAAGAGATGAAATCAAATGCCCATGCCTTAATTGTTGTAACTTAAAGCGGTTGAACATTGACCTTGTTCACCATCATATTCTGTTATCTGGTTTTTTGCCGGATTATACTATCTGGACTTTCCATGGGGAGCAACAGACATCATCCCTACATGATGCCCATTTTATATCAGGTTTACATCATAGAAATACAAGTGGTGATGAAACATCTACAAATGTGGATGACATAACAAGACTTCTTCGAGATGCACTAGGGTTCAACTCATTGGGTAGGGATCGTGAAGGTCCCGACATTGTTGGAGAAGATGCTAACATAGGccagcatgatgaagaatttgatGACGATTTTGATGAGAGGATTCAATCAAACCCATTGCCTACTGTTGACCCAATACGATATCAGAAAATATTAGAAGAATGTGATACAGAACTCTATCCAG TGGATGCAGGTGAAAATGATGGACAACTTGTTGGTAGGTCACCATCTGATATAAAGAAGAAAGCAGCCGAGGTTTTGCGCTACTTTCCTTTGATTCTTAGATTAAAGAGAATTTATATGTCAACAGATATAGCAGAGGATATGAGATGGCATGAAGAAGGCGGAAATAAAGATGGACTCTTGAGACATCCTGCAGATGGAAAGGCTTGGAAAGAATTTGATGTGCATTATCCGGAGTTTGCCGCTTTCCCTCGTAGTATCAGGCTTGGTCTCGCTAGTGATGGGTTTAATCCTTTTCGTACAATGAGTACAACATATAGCATATGGCTAGTGATGTTGATACCGTATAACTTACCCCATGGAAAT GAATTGTGGGCTGGAATTGATGCTTATGATGCATTTGCAAAAGAGAACTTCAAATTGCAAGCTGCCCTTATGTGGACTATAAATGATCTCCTAGCCTATGCCATCTTATCGGGTTGGAGCACTAAAGGAAGAATTGGATGTCCTGTTTGCACTGACTCCACGTGCTCAATTTGGTTGAAACATGGGAGGAAGTTTAGTTATATGGGTCATCGTAGATGGCTCAAGCAAGGCCATCCATCTCGATTAGAAAAAGATCGATTTGATGGTACTTATGAGAACAAATGTCCTCCAAAATTATTGTCAGATACTGATGTCCTAAAACAACTAAATGGTGCTAAATTCACTTATGGAAAGCCTGCCAAACATCTTAAGAAGAGGCCTAGAGAGAATACTAAAAATTCTAGTAGTGTTGAGGAAGAAATTAATGAATCCATATTAAGGGCAGAAAGAGTTGGTGTTTTTGAAAATGGGGATAATATTTTTGAAGAGGATGTCAATGGAAAGCCAAACTTGTGGAAAAAGAGAAGTATATTTTTTGATTTGCCTTACTGGCAATATAACCTTCTGAGACATAATTTGGATGTGATGCACATCGAGAAGAATGTATGTGATAATTTATTTGGGACTTTACTGAATTTAGATGGAAAGACGAAGGACAATGAAAAGGCTAGAAAAGATCTTATGGAAATGGGTATACGATGTGATCTTCACCTTGTTGAATGTAGAAACACAAAGCCATACTTACCACCTGCATGTTATACTATGTCAAAAACTGAAAAGTCTATGTTCCTCCAAGTGTTGAAGGATCTTAAAGTCCCTGATGGGTATGCATCAAACATCTCAAGAGGTGTTCATTTGTAA
- the LOC139884120 gene encoding uncharacterized protein yields the protein MNFESTYHFKRVTSSKPGVFIMFPKRQKVKQQVGEGPILEMLEEKSMALATPLSLPKLPFTPSKPSYCSSSTSRGPFIISNSIKRIENKEQHDKLKTIIHSLKPASLALPLLLLDPKDALAANGELGILEGRTLALIHPIVMGGLFFFTLWAGYLGWQWRRVRTIQNEITELKKQVKPTPVTPEGQALEGAAPSPIEIKIQQLTEERKELLKGSFRDRHFNAGSILLGFGVLESVGGGVNTYLRTGKLFPGPHLYAGAEITVLWALAAALVPAMQKGNETARNLHIALNALNVLLFIWQIPTGFDIVLKVFEFTKWP from the exons ATGAATTTCGAGTCGACTTATCATTTCAAGAGAGTAACAAGTTCGAAGCCTGGAGTTTTCATCATGTTTCCAAAAAGGCAAAAAGTGAAACAGCAAGTTGGAGAGGGACCCATTTTGGAGATGTTGG AAGAAAAGAGCATGGCATTGGCAACCCCACTCTCTCTGCCTAAACTTCCTTTCACCCCCAGCAAGCCATCATATTGCTCCTCCTCAACTTCAAGAGGGCCATTCATCATCTCCAATTCAATAAAAAGGATTGAAAACAAAGAACAACATGACAAATTAAAGACAATCATCCATAGTCTTAAACCAGCTTCTTTGGCATTGCCTCTCCTTTTATTAGATCCTAAG GATGCACTTGCTGCTAATGGTGAACTTGGGATATTGGAAGGGAGGACATTGGCACTTATCCACCCTATTGTAATGGGTGGTTTGTTCTTCTTCACTTTGTGGGCTGGTTACTTGGGTTGGCAATGGAGGAGAGTCAGAACCATTCAAAATGAGATCACTGAGCTAAAGAAACAAGTCAAACCAACACCTGTCACTCCAGAAGGTCAAGCTCTGGAAGGAGCAGCTCCATCTCCCATTGAAATCAAAATCCAACAGCTCACCGAG GAAAGGAAAGAGTTGCTTAAGGGGTCATTTAGAGACAGGCATTTCAATGCAGGGTCAATTCTGTTAGGATTTGGAGTACTGGAATCTGTTGGTGGAGGAGTCAATACATATCTTAGGACTGGAAAGCTATTTCCAGGTCCCCATTTGTATGCAGGAGCAG AAATTACAGTACTATGGGCATTGGCAGCTGCTCTAGTACCTGCAATGCAGAAAGGAAATGAGACTGCCAGGAATCTTCACATCGCGTTGAATGCATTAAATGTTCTTCTTTTCATCTGGCAAATACCAACTGGATTTGATATAGTGTTGAAAGTATTTGAATTCACTAAATGGCCTTGA